The Monomorium pharaonis isolate MP-MQ-018 chromosome 5, ASM1337386v2, whole genome shotgun sequence genome includes a window with the following:
- the LOC118645615 gene encoding probable basic-leucine zipper transcription factor Q yields MAHSLSQSEEAASMQQMLQQLLQQQQQQQQHQEEVQQKLDFLYGELQRQKEQQQQLELVQPEQPEQPPEQPEQPQQPKRKKKEEGAVARGPVGVPRGEFHLAEVAAEVAAEVTAGVAAEVAAEVTAGVAAEVAAKAAAGVVAEVVAPHL; encoded by the exons ATGGCGCACAGTTTGTCCC AATCTGAGGAAGCTGCATCTATGCAGCAAATGCTGCAACAGCTAttgcagcaacaacaacagcagcagcagcaccaAGAGGAAGTCCAACAGAAGTTGGACTTCCTTTATGGAGAGCTGCAAAGGCAGAaggagcagcagcagcagctaGAGCTGGTGCAACCAGAGCAGCCAGAGCAGCCACCAGAGCAGCCAGAGCAGCCACAGCAGCCAAAACGtaaa aaaaaagaagaggggGCGGTCGCTCGAGGGCCCGTTGGCGTGCCCAGAGGGGAATTCCACCTCGCCGAGGTGGCGGCCGAGGTGGCGGCCGAGGTGACGGCTGGCGTGGCAGCCGAGGTGGCGGCCGAGGTGACGGCTGGCGTGGCAGCCGAGGTGGCGGCCAAGGCGGCAGCCGGGGTGGTGGCCGAGGTGGTGGCCCCccatttgtaa